From Pelotomaculum isophthalicicum JI, one genomic window encodes:
- a CDS encoding lysophospholipid acyltransferase family protein, whose translation MLRTTIWFIYFWCSLILLLPSMIKVRALHRAQKIEERDRKVDRIVKKWARSMVNLSGSKVIVTGKEHIPPRGGVVFISNHQGNFDIPILLGFIDKPKAFIAKRELKKLPLISSWMFYMNCVYLDRSSARAGLKAIQEGVAFLKQGYSQVIFPEGTRSRGDQLGEFKPGSFKLATKAEVPIVPVAIKGSYNIMEANGGLIKPAVVEVFISEPVSTAGLSKDEIDQLPEKVRNIIALQLK comes from the coding sequence ATGCTAAGAACAACAATCTGGTTCATTTATTTTTGGTGTTCTCTTATTTTACTCCTGCCAAGTATGATAAAAGTGAGAGCTTTACATCGTGCCCAAAAAATTGAGGAGCGGGACCGGAAGGTAGATCGTATCGTAAAAAAATGGGCCCGGTCCATGGTAAACTTAAGTGGTTCCAAAGTTATTGTGACAGGAAAGGAACATATTCCGCCCCGGGGTGGAGTGGTTTTTATCAGTAACCACCAAGGAAACTTTGATATTCCGATTTTATTGGGTTTTATTGATAAGCCCAAAGCTTTTATAGCTAAGAGGGAGTTAAAGAAATTACCGCTTATCAGCAGTTGGATGTTTTATATGAATTGCGTTTATCTGGACAGGAGCAGCGCCCGGGCCGGATTAAAGGCTATACAAGAAGGGGTTGCCTTTCTAAAGCAGGGTTATTCTCAGGTAATTTTCCCGGAAGGCACTAGAAGCCGGGGGGATCAATTAGGTGAATTTAAGCCTGGTAGTTTCAAGCTTGCCACTAAGGCGGAAGTACCCATTGTGCCGGTAGCCATCAAAGGATCTTATAATATTATGGAAGCCAACGGTGGGCTGATCAAACCGGCTGTTGTAGAGGTTTTTATTTCTGAGCCGGTATCCACCGCAGGGCTAAGCAAAGATGAAATCGATCAACTGCCGGAAAAAGTCAGAAACATCATAGCCCTTCAGCTAAAGTGA
- a CDS encoding response regulator, whose amino-acid sequence MENHVNILVVEDSPVQALKLKNDLKKNSYHVTVTGSGEEALTYLYNNKPNVIISDIVMPGIDGYQLCRQIKSDEILKNIPVILLTQLSDPKDVIRGLKCGADNFLTKPYNESFLISRIKSVLNNRMNKGNGNASYIAAS is encoded by the coding sequence ATGGAGAATCATGTAAACATATTAGTGGTCGAAGACAGTCCGGTTCAGGCTTTAAAACTAAAAAATGACCTTAAGAAGAATAGTTATCATGTTACTGTTACCGGTAGTGGTGAGGAGGCCCTAACTTATTTATATAATAATAAACCAAATGTTATTATAAGTGATATCGTAATGCCCGGTATAGACGGCTATCAACTTTGCCGTCAAATAAAAAGTGATGAGATTCTTAAAAACATACCTGTAATTCTGCTAACTCAGCTTTCAGATCCAAAAGATGTTATCAGAGGTTTAAAATGTGGGGCAGATAACTTTTTAACGAAACCTTATAATGAAAGTTTTCTTATTTCGCGCATTAAGAGCGTTCTAAATAACCGTATGAATAAAGGGAACGGGAACGCGAGCTATATTGCAGCATCATGA
- a CDS encoding copper amine oxidase N-terminal domain-containing protein translates to MKKGFIKHGKHVLLITILALFALIPSICLAAGEAGEITIRVNNTVLRPDVPAQIINGRTMVPVRFVAQALDCTVDWDEATLSVLIASGGQYEGSPPPNDTGYIRIYVNGNILYPDVAPLLINGRTMVPVRFIAEALGARVGWDEQSQTVIITKSAPVSSNDVTTVDQLLVGPDLDLETQLLLARQFGPNGQVVFVQAGESQLPINAFSPFICASAKIMNGLAGQEVTGVLDYNHGQASVTSELVYPQSGSRYVGFKFTRQSDQWPTGYYEIKVYVDGVLKAATPFTVE, encoded by the coding sequence TTGAAAAAAGGCTTTATCAAGCACGGGAAGCACGTTCTTCTGATTACTATTCTTGCTCTTTTCGCGCTGATTCCAAGTATCTGTCTTGCCGCCGGCGAAGCCGGCGAAATAACAATAAGGGTCAACAACACCGTGCTCAGGCCGGATGTGCCCGCCCAGATCATCAACGGAAGGACTATGGTGCCGGTCCGCTTCGTGGCCCAAGCTTTGGACTGTACAGTGGATTGGGATGAAGCCACTCTATCCGTGCTCATCGCTTCAGGCGGACAGTATGAAGGCAGCCCGCCGCCCAACGATACGGGTTATATCAGAATTTACGTCAACGGGAACATTCTTTACCCGGACGTGGCGCCGCTGCTGATCAACGGACGAACCATGGTGCCGGTGAGGTTTATCGCCGAGGCGCTGGGCGCCAGGGTAGGTTGGGACGAGCAATCACAAACAGTCATCATCACCAAATCTGCGCCGGTATCTTCCAATGATGTCACTACAGTGGACCAGTTGCTGGTGGGGCCTGATCTTGACCTGGAAACACAACTTCTTCTGGCTAGACAGTTTGGCCCAAACGGCCAGGTAGTGTTCGTACAGGCCGGAGAGTCACAACTGCCAATCAACGCATTTTCACCGTTTATCTGCGCTTCAGCTAAAATAATGAACGGTCTGGCCGGGCAGGAGGTTACCGGAGTGCTGGATTACAACCACGGCCAAGCCAGCGTCACAAGTGAATTGGTCTATCCGCAAAGCGGTTCGCGGTACGTTGGCTTTAAATTTACCAGGCAATCAGATCAGTGGCCCACGGGCTATTACGAAATAAAAGTTTATGTGGACGGCGTCCTTAAAGCCGCTACACCATTTACCGTAGAATAA
- a CDS encoding purine-cytosine permease family protein has translation MYIEQFGLDPVSKPERTATWVDLFIIWSDISLCLPSFIIGAMLIPALSWSEAVSVNFWGNLVVGVLIVLGGYYGTKTGCPAVMYGRLVFGYPLGQWFPTAFLLVSTLGWYAVMTAMTGEALDMIIKETTGFSSPLFMIILVGVLNASTAVMGYQRIRLLAWLSAPLLSLLCIWMTIKVLSLTALPSAFQYQPTGAVSYAQGMDLVIGGFISGAFVASDFSRYARSNRDSWFGTFPGAFLISFLLGLLGMLSVVATGDWNPVTVVDSFGMGIPALLFILLANWTTNHTVLYSSGLALTNALPRLGRWKNTALCGVTGIALAVAGLTGLIQSWLMLLSCIFPPLIGVVLTDFLLVRKTAVPSQAVNIPAILAVSAGTGLAAITPPQYMASGVGLFSSSSMYILIHFTLRLLNFYTKKTV, from the coding sequence ATGTATATTGAACAATTCGGGCTTGACCCCGTATCCAAACCAGAAAGGACGGCAACATGGGTTGACCTGTTCATTATCTGGAGTGATATTAGCCTCTGTCTTCCTTCCTTTATTATCGGCGCCATGCTAATCCCGGCTTTGTCATGGAGCGAAGCGGTTTCCGTAAATTTTTGGGGCAATCTCGTGGTGGGCGTGCTTATAGTACTGGGCGGTTATTACGGTACCAAAACCGGCTGCCCGGCAGTCATGTACGGCAGGCTGGTTTTCGGCTATCCCTTGGGACAATGGTTTCCCACGGCTTTCCTCCTGGTTTCAACACTTGGCTGGTACGCTGTGATGACCGCCATGACGGGCGAGGCACTGGATATGATCATTAAGGAAACGACCGGTTTTTCCTCGCCTCTCTTTATGATCATACTGGTTGGCGTCTTAAACGCTTCCACAGCAGTGATGGGCTATCAACGGATCAGGCTGCTGGCCTGGTTGTCCGCTCCACTGCTTAGCCTCCTATGCATCTGGATGACTATCAAAGTGCTGTCCCTGACAGCTCTGCCCTCTGCCTTTCAATACCAACCCACGGGCGCCGTTAGCTACGCTCAAGGGATGGACCTGGTAATCGGCGGTTTTATATCGGGAGCATTTGTAGCTTCTGATTTTTCCAGGTACGCGAGAAGCAACCGGGATAGCTGGTTCGGCACATTTCCAGGTGCTTTTCTGATCTCTTTTCTGCTGGGGCTGCTGGGCATGCTGTCAGTTGTGGCTACAGGTGACTGGAACCCGGTAACGGTTGTTGACAGCTTTGGCATGGGTATTCCGGCGCTGCTTTTTATTTTACTGGCGAACTGGACCACAAACCACACCGTGCTTTATTCTTCCGGTTTGGCCTTGACCAACGCGCTTCCACGCCTGGGCCGCTGGAAGAACACCGCTTTATGCGGGGTGACCGGGATTGCTTTGGCCGTTGCCGGCCTGACCGGTCTAATCCAGTCATGGCTGATGCTGCTTTCTTGTATCTTCCCCCCGCTAATCGGGGTCGTATTAACCGACTTCCTGCTGGTCAGGAAAACAGCTGTCCCCTCTCAAGCCGTCAATATACCGGCTATCCTGGCCGTATCGGCAGGAACAGGACTGGCCGCAATAACTCCCCCACAGTATATGGCCTCAGGGGTGGGGTTATTTTCAAGTTCATCCATGTATATTTTAATTCATTTTACTCTCAGATTGCTGAACTTTTACACAAAAAAAACTGTGTAG
- a CDS encoding S8 family serine peptidase encodes MNCVYCHLEIDQGSKFCPYCGKEQPPKGPHFCGNCGRPLQEGDAYCGSCGAGTGSVPNQPVQPQGHSREVKPPKPPRRALKIGFAVAGVFFLLIIIVMMLSSIGTGLGKADVKLAERSALVKSAKWGEVPINQLVVVLKDGTGRGDADKVATGLGGKVVGYFNYLNLYQIETGARTEAELQQSIIKAKQDGKVELAFPNQQVFMDTRVAGTQCGSLDSPVYNEGDRGKGYEIIGVQRAWNIIQTAGFKTSDVHVGIVDNGLYKGKNEFDGKVSFDFPDKNGELKAPDKESNGADDPIGSHGTGVATIIAANPDNGGVTGVASVLGKNLKVSMVNNFAPPYGNDQLSTPDPNDPTKIVWNDGYTYAIGDLLALKKQIDCGSTIINCSWGNSSADPDLAKAYKKFFEKMNKDHPEVLFVCSAGNDGKALNGECRFPSGLALPNMVTVGNVMNDGTKCPSSNMTSNNFEVTLAAPGQQSVQGIGDDATIVNDYGGTSMATPHVTAAAAMLRSLNPKLSAGEIKKILVETALPGVTVGDHSNLAPPELGKGILAVDRAVLKVVNDLRQQKGLPALTMDAASAPGKIDLVAEGGPKEWKVTAMISGVGKDGTDVQVEMQGAGGFAGLSKQHLASDGSLTWPVTLYEESAAFHVKRLDSGVCWKVRLAPDISGQWSGPFTVETYNVPPDVYVTVKQGTVIFNINERQANIDPIAGDFQLIAQGGGTAHAINLNGSLQGRQVSLQAEEGGESIRFDGALEGDSMQGTWNYHGAFGNSTMTASGSWGASKKQ; translated from the coding sequence ATGAATTGCGTTTACTGCCATTTAGAAATTGATCAGGGGAGTAAGTTTTGCCCCTATTGTGGCAAAGAGCAGCCACCTAAGGGACCACATTTTTGTGGCAACTGCGGCCGGCCGCTTCAAGAAGGGGACGCGTATTGCGGCAGTTGCGGCGCCGGTACTGGCTCCGTGCCAAACCAACCGGTTCAGCCACAAGGTCACTCCCGGGAGGTAAAACCGCCCAAGCCCCCCAGACGGGCCTTGAAAATTGGTTTTGCAGTCGCAGGTGTGTTTTTCCTACTAATAATTATTGTAATGATGCTGTCGTCCATCGGTACTGGCTTGGGCAAGGCCGATGTCAAGCTGGCCGAGCGGTCGGCACTAGTCAAGTCTGCCAAGTGGGGAGAGGTTCCCATAAACCAGCTGGTAGTGGTGCTGAAAGACGGGACCGGCCGCGGCGATGCCGACAAGGTAGCTACAGGTCTGGGCGGCAAGGTAGTAGGCTATTTCAACTACCTGAACCTGTACCAGATTGAGACGGGGGCCAGGACCGAGGCGGAACTGCAGCAGTCTATCATAAAAGCCAAGCAGGACGGCAAGGTTGAATTGGCCTTTCCCAATCAGCAAGTCTTCATGGATACCCGCGTGGCAGGTACCCAGTGTGGTTCACTGGATTCCCCGGTATACAACGAAGGTGACCGGGGCAAGGGCTATGAAATAATAGGGGTGCAGCGGGCCTGGAATATCATTCAGACCGCTGGTTTCAAAACATCCGACGTGCATGTGGGAATTGTGGACAATGGGCTTTACAAAGGGAAAAACGAGTTCGACGGCAAGGTTAGTTTTGATTTTCCTGACAAAAACGGGGAACTTAAGGCTCCAGACAAGGAAAGTAACGGCGCCGACGATCCCATTGGCAGCCACGGTACAGGTGTAGCCACAATAATAGCGGCTAACCCGGACAACGGCGGGGTGACCGGCGTGGCCTCGGTGCTGGGTAAAAACCTTAAAGTCTCCATGGTCAATAATTTTGCACCGCCATACGGGAATGATCAGTTGTCAACACCTGATCCGAATGACCCCACAAAGATCGTGTGGAATGACGGGTACACATACGCAATAGGAGACTTGCTGGCACTGAAAAAACAGATTGACTGCGGATCTACTATTATCAACTGCTCCTGGGGGAACAGCAGCGCCGACCCCGATTTAGCGAAAGCATATAAGAAGTTTTTTGAAAAAATGAACAAAGATCATCCCGAGGTGCTCTTTGTTTGCTCGGCGGGCAACGACGGCAAGGCGCTGAACGGAGAATGCCGCTTCCCCAGCGGACTTGCCCTGCCGAACATGGTCACGGTAGGCAACGTGATGAACGACGGCACCAAATGTCCCAGCAGCAACATGACCTCAAATAATTTTGAGGTCACCCTGGCCGCGCCCGGTCAGCAGTCTGTGCAAGGAATAGGTGACGACGCCACCATCGTCAACGACTACGGGGGCACCAGCATGGCTACGCCCCACGTCACGGCAGCCGCGGCCATGCTGCGCTCCCTCAATCCCAAGCTGAGCGCCGGGGAAATCAAGAAGATCCTTGTTGAAACCGCCCTGCCGGGCGTAACCGTGGGGGACCACAGCAACTTAGCCCCGCCAGAGTTGGGGAAGGGTATCCTGGCCGTCGACAGGGCGGTGCTGAAGGTGGTCAACGACCTGCGTCAACAAAAAGGACTCCCTGCCCTGACTATGGATGCCGCTTCAGCTCCGGGCAAAATTGATTTAGTGGCTGAGGGAGGCCCCAAGGAGTGGAAAGTAACCGCTATGATCTCCGGCGTGGGTAAAGACGGCACCGACGTGCAGGTTGAGATGCAGGGAGCAGGAGGTTTCGCCGGTCTTTCCAAACAGCACCTCGCCAGCGACGGAAGTCTGACCTGGCCTGTGACCCTGTATGAAGAAAGCGCGGCATTCCACGTGAAAAGGCTGGACAGCGGGGTCTGTTGGAAGGTACGATTGGCTCCCGACATTTCCGGGCAATGGTCGGGACCATTTACAGTGGAAACTTACAACGTGCCGCCGGATGTTTATGTAACTGTCAAGCAGGGTACGGTGATCTTTAACATTAACGAGCGTCAGGCAAACATTGACCCGATAGCCGGTGATTTCCAGCTTATTGCTCAGGGTGGGGGAACCGCGCACGCGATAAACTTGAACGGCAGCCTCCAGGGTAGACAGGTCAGCCTTCAGGCAGAAGAAGGCGGAGAAAGCATCAGGTTTGACGGGGCCCTGGAAGGCGACAGCATGCAGGGAACATGGAATTACCACGGCGCCTTCGGAAACAGTACCATGACGGCATCCGGCAGTTGGGGAGCAAGCAAAAAACAGTAG
- a CDS encoding zinc ribbon domain-containing protein, producing MFCSQCGNKVNPGDHFCGQCGTQLAAPGQPAPAVDGHIRANDKESLLNAIEQALAAYPQLAVERTGKSDLEIKSVLADANWGVGKKKVEYSASLLAKETGRTVVFWEMLKETGAGMGIFGGFKIEKYKSDGRTRSGTVREAGFGPGGEIIDYNWDYAQTRSIVEDVVKANGWKFTTSLLKSKARY from the coding sequence ATGTTTTGTAGTCAATGCGGAAATAAAGTTAATCCCGGTGACCACTTTTGCGGACAGTGCGGCACACAGCTGGCGGCACCCGGGCAGCCGGCTCCGGCAGTTGACGGACATATCAGGGCGAACGACAAAGAATCCCTATTAAATGCCATAGAGCAGGCGCTGGCAGCTTATCCTCAACTTGCCGTGGAACGCACAGGCAAGTCCGACCTGGAAATTAAAAGCGTTCTTGCCGACGCCAACTGGGGCGTCGGTAAAAAAAAGGTGGAATACTCGGCCAGCCTGTTGGCTAAGGAAACCGGGCGAACGGTAGTCTTTTGGGAAATGTTAAAGGAAACCGGCGCTGGCATGGGAATTTTCGGTGGATTCAAAATAGAAAAGTATAAAAGCGATGGGCGCACCAGATCCGGAACGGTGCGAGAAGCGGGTTTTGGACCTGGGGGGGAAATAATCGACTATAACTGGGACTATGCCCAAACCCGCAGCATTGTAGAAGATGTGGTCAAGGCAAACGGCTGGAAATTTACCACTTCACTATTAAAAAGCAAAGCGCGGTACTAA
- a CDS encoding RDD family protein, with product MICDSCGAEIANDSRFCPTCGKQQAQPAQQVCGNCGQKISDGQVFCTACGTKAASAGAGAPSPPPAQFRPPVQTGQAALLESRAATIPGTGAGVGKRAVATIVDCVIFFFISYFLAAMSGSATSGGFELTGGPFFLMCVIGFVYYLIFEGTKGATPGKMLVGLKVVKTDGSRCDFGAAAIRTVLRLVDGFLFYLIGAIVVWSSKTKQRLGDRVANTLVVEGGMVKFNQVGDYNNYNFDE from the coding sequence ATGATATGTGATTCCTGCGGTGCTGAGATAGCAAATGACAGCAGGTTTTGCCCTACATGCGGCAAGCAGCAGGCGCAACCTGCTCAGCAAGTATGCGGCAATTGCGGTCAAAAAATCAGCGATGGGCAAGTTTTTTGCACCGCCTGTGGGACTAAGGCGGCATCAGCCGGCGCAGGGGCTCCTTCACCGCCCCCGGCTCAATTCAGACCCCCGGTACAGACGGGGCAGGCCGCCTTGCTGGAAAGCAGAGCGGCAACCATCCCCGGTACGGGTGCAGGTGTCGGAAAGCGGGCAGTCGCAACCATTGTTGACTGCGTTATATTCTTTTTTATTTCTTACTTCCTGGCGGCGATGTCCGGCAGTGCGACTTCCGGTGGTTTCGAGCTTACCGGCGGACCGTTCTTCCTGATGTGCGTCATCGGTTTCGTATACTATCTTATCTTTGAAGGCACCAAGGGGGCGACTCCCGGCAAAATGCTGGTGGGCCTCAAAGTTGTCAAGACAGACGGGAGCAGGTGCGATTTTGGCGCCGCTGCGATTAGGACGGTATTGAGACTGGTTGACGGTTTTCTCTTCTACCTGATCGGGGCCATAGTGGTATGGTCATCGAAAACGAAGCAACGGCTGGGGGACCGGGTTGCCAACACCTTGGTTGTGGAAGGCGGCATGGTGAAGTTTAACCAGGTAGGCGATTACAATAACTATAATTTTGATGAATAA
- a CDS encoding HD-GYP domain-containing protein, which translates to MQHHERLDGSGYPKGLMGDEVILEAKIISVADVVEAISSHRPYRPARGVDKAISEIIEKKAVLYDSQVVDACVKLFCEKNFQL; encoded by the coding sequence TTGCAGCATCATGAAAGATTAGATGGATCCGGCTACCCGAAAGGTTTAATGGGCGATGAAGTCATCCTGGAAGCAAAGATTATATCCGTTGCTGATGTCGTGGAAGCAATATCTTCCCACCGGCCTTACCGGCCGGCTAGGGGTGTTGATAAGGCAATTAGTGAGATCATTGAGAAAAAAGCTGTTCTTTATGATTCTCAAGTGGTTGATGCTTGTGTGAAACTTTTTTGTGAAAAAAACTTCCAGCTATAA